One stretch of Natronolimnobius baerhuensis DNA includes these proteins:
- a CDS encoding bacterio-opsin activator domain-containing protein, with amino-acid sequence MTNSMTVLVVDNEPGFADIAGQMLEHEEDAITAKSATSTDEALEAFDSHDIDCIVSDYEMPQLSGLELLEQIREDDPNLPFILFTGRGSEEVASEAIAAGVTQYLQKGTGDEQYTLLANQIMNAVVQYRTETELRESERRYERTLATLHETTRDLMRTENKADIYRLAVETAGEIFDVPVAAAYAFEPTEGALEHVASRTDPQTVVDPETSFHRGSGIVWDVFSEGESTYYEGLSAGNSEGRTDANGDGGSESMPGPESAPAGTEPLCQNELIVPLGIHGVLVAGTDAVGGFDETTTEPIQILAANTEAALDRAEREQLLREHDRTLTRKNEELTRLNHINEIVREINHGTAQATTREEIVSIVCNRLAETDRYRFAWIATTDETPPEPAEWAGIDAAYIDQVREDGPCAPETDLVETVIKTGELQEVQNVLETTGWERRRKEALTYGFQTVLAVPLVDDERRHGALLVYMSGANALSESERDVLGELGETIGYAIRSVERTRAMLTDSRLELELRCGDERLLLNRLSSAIDEPLVLEGAIDRGDEIVIFLSTAADTDLLELAAEKATVETISTVSEGEDETLFEVTVSVTPFLEVLRSYDVRLRTARAENGVSTLILEVPQQVEARSLIDAITAAYPDTELEARRERTTRSARQLDTYLEERLTDKQYEALQAAHYGGFFEWPREGTGEDLAATLSVSAPTYHYHLRAAERKLVDLAFEGDSN; translated from the coding sequence ATGACGAACTCGATGACCGTCCTCGTCGTTGACAACGAACCGGGATTTGCAGATATCGCCGGACAAATGCTCGAGCACGAGGAAGACGCGATCACCGCGAAATCAGCGACGAGCACCGACGAGGCGCTCGAGGCGTTCGACAGCCACGACATCGACTGCATCGTCAGTGACTACGAGATGCCACAGTTAAGCGGTCTCGAGTTGTTAGAGCAGATTCGCGAGGATGATCCGAATCTCCCCTTTATTCTCTTTACCGGGCGCGGTTCCGAGGAGGTCGCAAGTGAGGCGATTGCGGCTGGCGTGACGCAGTACCTCCAGAAGGGGACTGGTGACGAACAGTACACGCTGCTGGCGAATCAGATCATGAACGCAGTGGTGCAGTACCGAACCGAGACAGAGTTACGGGAGAGCGAGCGACGCTACGAACGGACGCTCGCGACGCTTCACGAGACGACGCGGGATCTAATGCGAACGGAGAACAAAGCCGACATCTATCGCCTGGCAGTCGAGACAGCCGGCGAGATTTTCGACGTTCCCGTCGCCGCAGCCTACGCATTCGAGCCAACTGAGGGCGCACTCGAGCATGTGGCCTCCCGGACCGACCCACAAACAGTCGTCGATCCGGAGACGAGCTTTCACCGCGGTTCGGGCATCGTCTGGGACGTTTTTTCGGAAGGAGAGAGCACCTATTACGAGGGTCTCTCGGCTGGCAACTCTGAGGGGAGAACCGATGCGAACGGCGACGGCGGAAGCGAGAGCATGCCGGGGCCGGAATCAGCGCCAGCTGGCACGGAGCCACTCTGTCAGAACGAACTGATCGTGCCACTTGGGATCCACGGCGTGTTGGTCGCAGGGACGGATGCAGTCGGTGGATTCGATGAGACAACGACTGAGCCAATTCAGATTCTGGCGGCCAATACCGAAGCGGCACTGGATCGGGCAGAGCGCGAGCAACTCCTTCGAGAACACGACCGCACGCTCACACGGAAAAACGAGGAACTCACCCGACTCAATCACATCAACGAGATCGTTCGCGAGATCAACCACGGGACGGCACAGGCGACGACCCGCGAAGAGATCGTTTCAATCGTCTGTAACCGACTCGCGGAGACGGATCGCTATCGATTCGCCTGGATCGCAACGACCGACGAGACGCCACCCGAGCCGGCAGAGTGGGCTGGAATCGATGCCGCGTACATCGATCAGGTCCGAGAAGACGGGCCCTGCGCACCCGAAACCGATCTCGTCGAAACCGTGATCAAGACCGGCGAACTGCAGGAGGTCCAAAATGTTCTTGAGACCACGGGCTGGGAGCGCCGTCGAAAGGAGGCACTGACCTACGGCTTTCAGACGGTGCTTGCGGTCCCGCTGGTCGACGACGAGCGTAGACACGGTGCTTTGCTCGTCTATATGAGCGGTGCAAACGCGCTCAGTGAGAGCGAACGCGACGTCCTCGGCGAACTCGGCGAGACAATCGGCTACGCCATCCGGTCAGTCGAGCGGACGCGAGCGATGCTTACTGACAGCCGCCTCGAGCTCGAACTTAGGTGCGGGGACGAGCGACTCCTGCTCAATCGACTCTCGAGTGCGATTGATGAGCCACTGGTTCTCGAGGGGGCAATCGACCGGGGTGACGAGATCGTCATCTTTCTTAGTACGGCAGCGGACACGGATTTGCTCGAACTGGCCGCAGAGAAGGCAACGGTCGAGACGATTTCGACGGTATCCGAAGGCGAGGATGAGACGCTGTTCGAGGTGACGGTCAGCGTCACGCCGTTTCTGGAAGTGCTGCGAAGCTACGACGTGCGGCTTCGAACGGCACGCGCCGAAAACGGTGTTTCGACGCTGATTCTCGAGGTTCCACAGCAAGTCGAAGCGCGGTCGCTGATCGATGCGATCACTGCAGCGTATCCCGATACGGAACTCGAGGCCCGCCGAGAGCGGACGACGCGGTCGGCTCGGCAACTCGATACCTATCTCGAGGAGCGACTGACGGACAAACAGTACGAGGCGTTGCAGGCGGCCCACTACGGCGGGTTCTTCGAGTGGCCGCGAGAGGGGACCGGTGAGGACCTGGCTGCGACGCTGTCGGTCTCTGCGCCGACGTATCACTACCATCTCCGTGCGGCGGAGCGAAAACTCGTCGACCTGGCGTTCGAGGGTGACTCTAATTAA